Below is a genomic region from Deltaproteobacteria bacterium.
GGGAAAGCCGTGAAAGTCATACACGAGCGGTGCGGGTTCGGCCGCGCCGAGGGTGACCGGCGCGTCTTCCCAGTGCGCCGAAACCGCCAGAATTGCCGTCGGCCGCGGCAGTCGTTCGCCCCATGCGCGTAGTGGCGCTCCCTTGACGGGATCGAGCGCGAGCTGCGGCGCGCCATGCGCGACGAAACCCACGGGAAAACGCGCCGAAATTTCGGCCACGGGACGCACCCCTTCTGGGCGAAGATTGGCGGAAGTGGGTGGGAATCGAACCCACCGGGGACGCGATTAACGCCCCCCACGCGGCTTTGAAGGCCGGGCGGCGCACCAGCGACCGATCCACTTCCGCCTGCCACTCTAGCGCGGGTTTGTGCGTCGAGAAAGGCGCGGCCCGGCGGCGGAACGGACTTGGTCGCGCACGGTCGGAGACCCCCGAATCGCCCGAATTTCGGAGTTGCTTTCGGCAAGACGCTGTGGTAGGAATACGCCGCAAATTCGGTTCGCTTTCAAGGCGGGCCCCCTTCGGGGATCCCGCTTTTTTGTTGGCGACGGCGGCGACCGATGATCAGCGATTCGGGCATTGTGGGGAAAATCCGGCAGCTCGCCGAAGGGGTGTGCCACGACTGCGGCGTGGACCTGTTCGACGTCGAGTATGTCCCGGGGCGGGGCACCTCGATGCTGCGCGTCTTCATCGACGACGAGGTCGGCATCAACGTCGAGGACTGCGCGACCGTGAGCCGCGAGCTCTCGGCCCTGCTGGATGTCGAGGATCCGATCCGGGGTCGTTACCGGCTCGAGGTGTCGAGCCCCGGCATCGATCGGCCGATCCGGCATTCGGACGATGCGCGGAAGCTGATCGGCAAGCTCGTGAAGGTGAAAACCCGGACGGCGGTCGAAGGACGCAAGGCGTTCACGGGCCGTCTGACGGATGTTCGCGGGGAAACGTGGGTCGTCCAGATGGAAGGCCGGGATTGGGAAATCGATGCGCGCGACGTGGATCGGGCGAACATGATCTTCGAGTTCGATCGGTAGGACGCAAAGGTCCGATAGGACACCAGGGTCCCGCAGGACACGAGGGTCCCGAAGGAGAGAGGCCATGGGTTCGGAACTGACGCAGGTGATTGACGCCGTCGTGAAGGAACGCGGAGTCTCCAAGGACGTCATCATTTCGGCGCTCGAATCGGCAATGGTGAGCGCCGCGCGCAAGAAACTCGGCATCGACTACGATATCGAAGCGCATTTCAATCCGGAACTCGGCGAAGTGGAGCTGTTCCGTTTCCGCGAGGTGGTCGAGGACGTCGAAGACGACTCGGTCGAAATCCTGATCGAGGACGCCCGCGTGCTCGATCCCGAGGCCCAACTCGGCGATTCGATCGGCGAGAAGATCGACTCGCGCAACTTCGGCCGCATCAGCGCCCAGATGGCCAAGCAGACCATCATCCAGAAGGTGCGCGACGCCGAAAAGGACAACATCTACAACGAGTACAAAGACCGGAAGGGCGACATCGCCAACGGCATCGTGCGCCGGTTCGAAAAGGGCAACATCATCGTCGATCTCGGCCGCGCCGAGGGCATCGTCTATCACAAGGACCAGATCCCGCGCGAAAACTACAATATCGGTGACCGCGTCCGCGCCTTCGTGCAGGACGTGGTGAAAAGTTCGACCTCGCCGCAGATCATTCTGTCGCGCACGAGCGGCGATTTCGTCCGCAAGCTCTTCGAGCTCGAAGTGCCCGAAATCTCCGAGGGCATCGTGCAGATCATGGCGGTCGCCCGCGAGCCGGGCATGCGCGCCAAGATCGCCGTCGCGAGCCGCGACCCCAACGTCGATCCGGTCGGCGCGTGCGTCGGCATGAAAGGCTCGCGTGTGCAGAGCGTGGTCAACGAACTGCGCGGCGAGAAGATCGACATCGTCACCTACTCGGAGAATCCCGCCAAGTTCGTCTGCAACGCGCTCGCGCCGGCCGAGGTCACCAAAGTGATCATCGACGAGGATGCGCGCTCGATGCAGATCATCGTCGCCGACGATCAGCTCTCGCTCGCGATCGGCAAGAAGGGCCAGAACGTCCGCCTCGCGGTGCAGCTCTCGGGCTGGCGGCTCGATATTCAGTCCGAGACGAAGTGGCAGGAAATCGCCGAACTCGCGAAGAGCATGTTCGCGCGAATCCCGCAGATCCCGAACGTCGCGGTCGATCTGCTCATCAAGTCGGGGTACACGGACCTCGAGGAACTCGCCGACGCGAAGGTCGAGGACCTCACGCGGTTCCCCGGCGTCAACGAGGAACGCGCGAACGAGATCATCGACATCTGCAACAACATCCTCGACAGCGGCGACTGGCCCCTGCCCGAACCGACGCCCGCGAAGCCCGCGGCCGAGACCGCGCCGCGAGAGGGCAAACCCGGAGAGGACGCATCGAATACCGATGCGGCTGCTCCGGAACCGGCCGTCGAGATCGCCGAGGACAAGCCGGTGCCGCCGGAACTTCTGATCGACCTCATCAAGCTGCCGGGCGTGGGGCTCAAGAGCGCCGAGGCGCTCTATCGGGCGGGATACCGCAACCGGACGCAGCTCGCGGGGATCGCGATGGAAGCGCTGCTCGCGGTGCCGGGGCTCGACATGGAGATCGCGCAGCGCATCGCCGACGTGATGCGCAAGTGAAAAAGAGGAAACGCGGATGGGCGCTCCGGACGCGATTCACGTGCCGATCCGCAGTTGCTGTGCGTGCCGCAAGCGCGCGCCGAAAGTGGAGCTGATCCGGTTCTTCCGCTCGTCGGAGGACCGCTTGGAAATCGATGAAACGCAGCGCGCCGAAGGGCGCGGTGCGTATGTCTGCCCCTCGTTGTTATGCTTCGAGAGGGCCTTGAAAAAGGGGTCGTTTGCGAGGACACTGCGCTCCCGGTCGATGGCCCCGGATGGCGAAGTCTTGAGGGCCCGACTGGAGCGTCTGCTCGCGCGGCGCGTCCCCGGGTGTGGAGTATCGTGGCATGAGTAAGATTTCGGTCGCGGAAGCCGCGAAAAAACTGAATCTGGATCCCTATTTCCTGCTGCCCAAGCTGCGGGAACTGGGGATCTACGCGGACGACGTGCAGGCGACGATCGATCTGAAATACATCCCCCGCGTGCGCGACCTGCTCAAGATCGAGGAGCGCGATCGCGGCCAGAATTACGAAGAGCGACGCGTCGGTACCACCGTCATTCGCCGGCGCGCGCCCGTCCGTTCGAAGGGCGACGACGGTGCAGCCCGGAGTGCCGACGAGACGACCCACGTCGACATCGCACATGAGGAAATGACAGCCGAGCTGAGGCCCGAGCCGGATGCGATGACCGCCGACGTCGACACGTCGATGGATGTTTACGAAGACACCTCTCTGCCGGCTCAGACCGAAGCGGTCGTCGAGACCCAGCCGGTCGATTCCACGGATGCCGACGCCGTGATCGAGACCGCCCCTGAGGGCGTCGCCGAGTCCGACGAGGTCGTGGACGAAGACAACGCGCGGATTCAGCGCTCGCCCCGCCGGCTCTCGCTTCGCGGCGTGACGCCGGCTCCCGCGCGCGTGATTTCGCGCCCCGTGGCGCCGCCGCCCGTGGCGGCCCCGGCCGCGCCCAAGGAGAAAAAGCCCGGAGAAACGACCGAGGGCGACGCCGCGAAAAAGAGTGGACGGCGGGTCGTCGAAATCAATCAGCGGGACTACAACGACCGGCGTCGCTCCAAGGAGCAGGTCCAGCAGGAAATGCGGGCCGAACGGCATCGCAAAAAGAAGCGGGACTTCAAGGCCACGGAAATCACGACGCCCAAGGCGATCAAGCGCAAGATTCGCATCGAGGGCGCCATTCTGGTCGGCGAACTCGCGCAGCGCATGGGTCTCAAGGGCGGCGAGCTCATCCGCAAGCTGTTCGAGATGGGCCAGATGTGCACCATCAACCAGCTCCTCGATGTCGATTCGGCGACGATCATCGCCTCGGAATACGGCTACGAGATCGAGAACACGGCCGTCGAGGTCGAGGACTTCTTCGAGGCCACGGAAGAAGAGACCGAAGAGGTCCAGGCGCCCCGCCACCCGGTGGTCACGGTCATGGGCCATGTCGACCACGGCAAGACCACGCTGCTCGACGCCCTGCGCGAAACCGATGTCGCGGGCGGCGAAGCGGGCGGCATCACGCAGGCCATCGGCGCGTACAAGGTGCGGCTGCGCGGGCGCGACATCACGTTCCTCGACACGCCGGGCCATGAGTCGTTCACCTCGATGCGCGCGCGCGGCGCCCACGTCACCGACATCGTCGTGCTCGTGGTGGCCGCCGACGACGGAATGAAGCCGCAGACGGTCGAGGCGGTCAACCACGCCAAGGACGCCAAGGCGCCGATCGTCGTGGCCATCAACAAGATCGACAAGCCCGACAAGAACCTCGAGCGCCTCTATAGCGATCTCGCCGAGCACGGGCTCGTGCAGGAATCGTGGGGCGGCGAGACGCAGTTCGCGCTCATCTCGGCCAAACACCGGCAGAATCTCGACGAGCTTCTCGAAAAGATTCTCCTTCAGGCCGACATCATGGATCTCAAGGCGAACGCGGACAAAACCGCGCGCGGATTCGTCCTCGAGGCGCGGCTCGAAAAAGGTCGCGGCGCGGTGGCGACGATTCTCGTTCAGGAAGGCACGCTGAAGGTCGGCGATCCGATCGTCGCGGGCAACGTTTACGGACGCGTTCGGTTCATGCACGACGACAAGGGTCGCCGCATCGACGAAGCCGCACCGGCGGACCCCGTCGAAGTCGTGGGCCTCGGCGGCGTGCCGGCGGCGGGCGATCGCTTCTTCGTCGCGGAGAGCGAAAAGAAGGCGAAACAGGTCGCCGAGATGATGGCGACCAAGCAGCGCGAACTCCAGACGCGGCGCATGGCGCGCGTCAGCTTGGAAAGCCTGCTGGAGCGGACCGGCGGAGAGGCGATCAAGGAACTCAAGGTCATCCTGAAGGGCGACGTGCAGGGCTCGGTCGAGGCCGTCACCGAGGCGCTCCGAAAGCTCTCGACGCCGCAGGTGAAGGTCACCGTCGTGCATTCGGGCGTCGGCGGCATCACCGAGACGGACATCAACTTCGCCGTCGCGTCGCAGGCCGTCGTCATCGGCTTCAATGTCCGTCCGACGCCGGAAGTGCGAGAGCTCGCCGACCGCGAGGGCGTGCAGATCAAGATCTTTAACATCATCTACGAACTGCTCGACGAGGTGACGGCCGGTCTCGAGGGCCTTCTCTCGCCGATCAAGAATGAGGTCTACGTCGGCCGCGCCGAGGTGCGCCAGACCTTCTGCATCTCGAAGATCGGGACCATCGCGGGCTGCTACGTGGTGGACGGCAAGATCCAGCGCTCGGCCAAGATCCGCGTGATTCGCGACAGCGTCGAGGTCTACAGCGGCAAGATGTCGTCGCTCAAGCGCTTCAAGGACGATGCCCGCGAGGTCGCGTCCGGGTTCGAGTGCGGCATCCAGGTCGAAAATTTCAACGACGTGAAACTCGGCGACATCCTCGAATGCTTCGTGATCGAGGAGGTTGCCGCCAAGCTCCTGCCCGCGTCCGGCGCGAGCTCGTGAGCGGCCGCGCCCGGCCATGGTCATCGGGGCGCTCACGATCGTTCTCCGCCTGCATCACACGCAGTCGTTGAAGGACAAGCGCGGCGTCGTCAAACGGATCCTCGAACGCACTCGGGAGACCTTTCACATCGCCGTGGCCGAGGTCGCCGATCATGACGCGATCGGCCGTGCGAAGCTCGCCTTCGTGGCGGTGGGCAACGACGGACGCGTGATGAACTCCGTGATGGACAAAGTGTTCGATTACGTGGAAGGCTTGCAGCTCGCCGAGGTCGCCGATTCGTCCATCGACGTTTTCACGGCCGACGGGGAGGACTGACATGGCCCGCCGCCAGGTGCGCAAGTACAGTGGATTCGCGAGGCGCGATCGCGTCTCCGAGGCGGTCATGCGAACCGTCGCGCAATCGCTGCGCACCGGTCTCGCCGACCCCAGCCTTCAGGACGTGACGATCACGCAGGTCGAGATGTCCACCGATAACCGCGTAGCCAAGATCTGGTTCAGCCTGATGGGAAGCGAGGACCAGGTCGCCGCGGCGATGAAGGGCTTTCATGCCGCGATGGGGCGGTTGCGTCACGACATCGCCGAGGCCGTGCGCTTGCAGTTCACGCCGGAACTTCGATTCATCCAAGACACAGCCCTCGACAACGCCCAGAAGATGGAAGAGATCTTTCGGCGCATTCGCGAAGAACGGGAACTCAATCCGCCGGAAATCGGCGACGACGATGGCGCCGTGGAACCCGGGGACGACGATGACGATGAATAGCGCCGTCGAGATCGCCGACCTGCTGCTCGGCGGACGCCGGTTTGTCGCGCTGTCGCACACGAATCCCGACGGCGACGCGCTGGGTGCGGTCCTTGGACTTGCGCATGCGCTGCGTCGCCTCGGCAAGGAGTGCGTCGCGTACAGTCAGGACGCCGCGCCGTACTTTCTGCGCTACCTGCCCGGCGTCGGCGATCTGCGCCGCGACTGGCCCGGGCACAACGACCTCGATGCGATCCTCGTGCTCGACTGCGGTGATTTTTACCGCGTCGGCAAGATCCTCGAGACGATCCAAAACGCGCCGCGCGTCGTCAACATCGACCATCACGCGAGCAACCCGATGTTCGGTGAATGGAATTTCGTGGACGAATCGGCGAGTTCCACATCGGAGATGGTGTATCGTATTCTGCGCGCGGCGGATTTCGTTTTCGACGCCGACACGGCGACCTGTCTTTACACCGGCGTGTTCTCGGACACGCGGGCGTTTCACAACGCAAACTCCTCGCCCGACGCGTATCGCATCTGCGGCGAGATGGTCGCCGCCGGCGCGGACCCCGCGCGGGTGGCGCGTCACCTCTACATCGAGCAGCGCCCCGAATCGATTCGCCTGATGGCCGCCGCGCTGACCACGCTCGCGATCGAGGACGACGGACGCATCGCCGGCGTGACCGTGACGCGGGAGATGACCGACGGCGCGGGCGCGGCGCAGGACGCCTTCGAGGGTCTCGTCGATATCCCCCGGTCGATCATCGGGGTCGAAGGCGCGTACGTGGTGCGCGAGGTCGTCGGATCCGACGGGAAGAAGCGGATCAAGGGCTCGATTCGCACGACCGAGCGCATCGATGCCACCGTGGTGACGGCGCAGTTCGGCGGCGGCGGGCACCGTCGCGCGGCGGGATTCACCACCGAGGGCGAACTTGGCGACATTCGTGACCACCTCGTCGCCGCGCTGCGCGAGCAACTCGGTTCGGCGTGAGTTTTTCCGGCCTCATCATCATCGACAAAGACCCCGGACCCGGCAGCCACGACGTCGTGCGGCGGATGCGTCGTCTGCTGAATGACAAAAGCGTGGGCCACGCGGGCACCCTGGACCCCTTCGCGTCGGGCGTGCTGGTCGTTCTCGTCGGCCACGCGACGCTGCTGTCGCAGTTTCTGATTCTCGACGAAAAATCGTATGAGGCGCGATTGCATTGGGGCGCGGCGACCGATACGCAGGACGGCGAGGGGCGCGTGGTCGAATCGACCGCCGCGAACGTGCCGAGCGAATTGGAGATCGCGGCGGCGATGGAAAGGTTTACCGGGGCGATCGAGCAAATCCCGCCGATGTTTTCGGCGAAGAAGATCGACGGTCGACCGCTGCACAAGCTTGCGCGCAAGGGCGCGGAAATTGACCGGAAGCCCGTGCCGGTCGTCGTTCACGAACTGCGTCTCACCGCGCGGCACGAGGACGGCTGGTCGTTTTTTGTGCGCTGCTCCAAGGGCACGTACGTGCGCACGCTGGCGCACGACATGGCGATCGCGCTCGGAGGGCTCGGCCATCTCACTTCGCTACGGCGTCTGGCGTCGGGACCGTTCACGGTCGATCGCGCGATCAAGCTCGCCGATTTCGAGGAGCGGATCGTTCGGGCGGACGACATCGCGCGCGTCGCGGCCGAGGTCGGAATCGGTTTTGACGACGCGCTGCCGCATCTTCCCGCGATCGATCTGGGACCGAACGACGCATGGGATCTCATCAATGGGCGATTGCTTCCGCTCGATCGAACTCCCCCGACCGGCGACGTGGGCGGATGCGATCTCTGGCGCTGCGTCGACGAGCGAGGCCATTTGATCGCGGTGGCGACGCCGCGCTTCGACAAGGGCGTCTGGAAAACGAAGCGCGTGTTCGTGGATTCGGTGGAATACCGCCGCGAAACGGGCGGCCCGGGCGCGTCACCACAGGAATAAAACGTTCGCCCCCACGATGGGCGCGAAGTAACCCTGTTTCATTTCATTGCGCGGCGTCTGGTAGTAGAGATCGACGTCGAGCCCGCCGCTCACGGCCGTGATCGCGCCCGGCACATCGCCCGAATTCCACGTCCAACGCAAACCGCCGAGCCACGACGTGAACCCCTGCATCTGCGCGTTCGCGGTGTACGACCGGTCGCGGTCGGCGTGGGCGATCGTGCCGAACCAACGCGATTCATTCTGCGTGTAGGCTCGCAGACGCGCGCGCAGGATCGTGCCCGATCCGAACCGGCGAAATGCCATGATGCGCGCCGAAGGGGCGGCGAGCCCCCAATCGTCGAAATCGTATTGAACGCCCGCGTGCACGCTCGCGTCGTTCCCGACGAGCCGCGCCGCACGCACCGCCACCGCGCCGCGACGGCGTGCGTCGGGCAGGCGCTCGGGCGAGATTTCGAGCACGCCGGGCTCGCGCC
It encodes:
- a CDS encoding ribosome maturation factor RimP, producing the protein MISDSGIVGKIRQLAEGVCHDCGVDLFDVEYVPGRGTSMLRVFIDDEVGINVEDCATVSRELSALLDVEDPIRGRYRLEVSSPGIDRPIRHSDDARKLIGKLVKVKTRTAVEGRKAFTGRLTDVRGETWVVQMEGRDWEIDARDVDRANMIFEFDR
- the nusA gene encoding transcription termination/antitermination protein NusA; translated protein: MGSELTQVIDAVVKERGVSKDVIISALESAMVSAARKKLGIDYDIEAHFNPELGEVELFRFREVVEDVEDDSVEILIEDARVLDPEAQLGDSIGEKIDSRNFGRISAQMAKQTIIQKVRDAEKDNIYNEYKDRKGDIANGIVRRFEKGNIIVDLGRAEGIVYHKDQIPRENYNIGDRVRAFVQDVVKSSTSPQIILSRTSGDFVRKLFELEVPEISEGIVQIMAVAREPGMRAKIAVASRDPNVDPVGACVGMKGSRVQSVVNELRGEKIDIVTYSENPAKFVCNALAPAEVTKVIIDEDARSMQIIVADDQLSLAIGKKGQNVRLAVQLSGWRLDIQSETKWQEIAELAKSMFARIPQIPNVAVDLLIKSGYTDLEELADAKVEDLTRFPGVNEERANEIIDICNNILDSGDWPLPEPTPAKPAAETAPREGKPGEDASNTDAAAPEPAVEIAEDKPVPPELLIDLIKLPGVGLKSAEALYRAGYRNRTQLAGIAMEALLAVPGLDMEIAQRIADVMRK
- a CDS encoding YlxR family protein produces the protein MGAPDAIHVPIRSCCACRKRAPKVELIRFFRSSEDRLEIDETQRAEGRGAYVCPSLLCFERALKKGSFARTLRSRSMAPDGEVLRARLERLLARRVPGCGVSWHE
- the infB gene encoding translation initiation factor IF-2; translated protein: MSKISVAEAAKKLNLDPYFLLPKLRELGIYADDVQATIDLKYIPRVRDLLKIEERDRGQNYEERRVGTTVIRRRAPVRSKGDDGAARSADETTHVDIAHEEMTAELRPEPDAMTADVDTSMDVYEDTSLPAQTEAVVETQPVDSTDADAVIETAPEGVAESDEVVDEDNARIQRSPRRLSLRGVTPAPARVISRPVAPPPVAAPAAPKEKKPGETTEGDAAKKSGRRVVEINQRDYNDRRRSKEQVQQEMRAERHRKKKRDFKATEITTPKAIKRKIRIEGAILVGELAQRMGLKGGELIRKLFEMGQMCTINQLLDVDSATIIASEYGYEIENTAVEVEDFFEATEEETEEVQAPRHPVVTVMGHVDHGKTTLLDALRETDVAGGEAGGITQAIGAYKVRLRGRDITFLDTPGHESFTSMRARGAHVTDIVVLVVAADDGMKPQTVEAVNHAKDAKAPIVVAINKIDKPDKNLERLYSDLAEHGLVQESWGGETQFALISAKHRQNLDELLEKILLQADIMDLKANADKTARGFVLEARLEKGRGAVATILVQEGTLKVGDPIVAGNVYGRVRFMHDDKGRRIDEAAPADPVEVVGLGGVPAAGDRFFVAESEKKAKQVAEMMATKQRELQTRRMARVSLESLLERTGGEAIKELKVILKGDVQGSVEAVTEALRKLSTPQVKVTVVHSGVGGITETDINFAVASQAVVIGFNVRPTPEVRELADREGVQIKIFNIIYELLDEVTAGLEGLLSPIKNEVYVGRAEVRQTFCISKIGTIAGCYVVDGKIQRSAKIRVIRDSVEVYSGKMSSLKRFKDDAREVASGFECGIQVENFNDVKLGDILECFVIEEVAAKLLPASGASS
- a CDS encoding DUF503 domain-containing protein, giving the protein MVLRLHHTQSLKDKRGVVKRILERTRETFHIAVAEVADHDAIGRAKLAFVAVGNDGRVMNSVMDKVFDYVEGLQLAEVADSSIDVFTADGED
- the rbfA gene encoding 30S ribosome-binding factor RbfA, translating into MARRQVRKYSGFARRDRVSEAVMRTVAQSLRTGLADPSLQDVTITQVEMSTDNRVAKIWFSLMGSEDQVAAAMKGFHAAMGRLRHDIAEAVRLQFTPELRFIQDTALDNAQKMEEIFRRIREERELNPPEIGDDDGAVEPGDDDDDE
- a CDS encoding DHH family phosphoesterase — encoded protein: MTMNSAVEIADLLLGGRRFVALSHTNPDGDALGAVLGLAHALRRLGKECVAYSQDAAPYFLRYLPGVGDLRRDWPGHNDLDAILVLDCGDFYRVGKILETIQNAPRVVNIDHHASNPMFGEWNFVDESASSTSEMVYRILRAADFVFDADTATCLYTGVFSDTRAFHNANSSPDAYRICGEMVAAGADPARVARHLYIEQRPESIRLMAAALTTLAIEDDGRIAGVTVTREMTDGAGAAQDAFEGLVDIPRSIIGVEGAYVVREVVGSDGKKRIKGSIRTTERIDATVVTAQFGGGGHRRAAGFTTEGELGDIRDHLVAALREQLGSA
- the truB gene encoding tRNA pseudouridine(55) synthase TruB, with the translated sequence MSFSGLIIIDKDPGPGSHDVVRRMRRLLNDKSVGHAGTLDPFASGVLVVLVGHATLLSQFLILDEKSYEARLHWGAATDTQDGEGRVVESTAANVPSELEIAAAMERFTGAIEQIPPMFSAKKIDGRPLHKLARKGAEIDRKPVPVVVHELRLTARHEDGWSFFVRCSKGTYVRTLAHDMAIALGGLGHLTSLRRLASGPFTVDRAIKLADFEERIVRADDIARVAAEVGIGFDDALPHLPAIDLGPNDAWDLINGRLLPLDRTPPTGDVGGCDLWRCVDERGHLIAVATPRFDKGVWKTKRVFVDSVEYRRETGGPGASPQE